From the genome of Arctopsyche grandis isolate Sample6627 unplaced genomic scaffold, ASM5162203v2 HiC_scaffold_578, whole genome shotgun sequence, one region includes:
- the LOC143922165 gene encoding zinc finger MYM-type protein 6-like gives MKPSRLNEHFLKKHPVKNNKDILYFQELKKTFESRNTLSYVFKKISSRNEKGLMVSYEIAQIIAKCGAPHTYGEKLILPAIRVFINNMIGQNQQEILSSVPLRNDTVSKRIDEMANNIEIQLCDELQSNEFSLQLDESTLRDNESLLLAYVRFVKNEEIIEEMLFSKLLNTDTKGSSVFETLEIFFTEKMIPFTNAIACATDGAPAMVGRHRGFISRLKNVAPNGQLTIHCIIHRQHLFLDVNNENICIELKLLRNDVAYLSDIFGKINENLLKLQGSNISLIKAKCVILSFINKLKLFKNNLRRRELHQFPSLQQLKEDMLKDSDLETYCSHIDALIEDMIIPFKDLYELLIPDWIINPFLSDVESVRQNFKEQFIELQNDCEAKIVFNQCVYDVFWVRFRHRYPLLWKEISQRGDLRLYLTKLEPNITKIAQSHEAQ, from the exons ATGAAGCCATCGCGGTTAAATGAACACTTTTTAAAGAAACATCCCGTCaagaataataaagacataTTGTACTTTCAAGAACTTAAGAAAACATTTGAAAGCCGTAATACTCTCAGTTATGTTTTTAAGAAGATTTCAAGTCGGAACGAAAAAGGACTAATGGTATCTTATGAAATAGcacaaattattgcaaaatgtGGTGCACCACATACATATGGAGAAAAATTAATACTACCAGCTATACGTgtattcattaataatatgatcGGACAAAACCAGCAAGAGATTCTTTCTTCAGTCCCATTGAGGAATGACACGGTTTCAAAAAGAATTGATGAGATGGCAAATAATATCGAAATTCAATTATGTGATGAATTGCAGTCTAATGAATTTTCATTACAATTGGATGAGAGTACTCTGCGTGATAATGAATCTCTACTACTTGCTTATGTACGATTTGTGAAGAATGAAGAAATTATCGAAGAaatgttattttcaaaattacttAATACTGACACGAAAGGTTCGTCAGTATTTGAAACGCTTGAAATTTTTTTCACTGAAAAAATGATTCCCTTTACTAATGCTATTGCCTGTGCTACTGACGGAGCACCAGCTATGGTTGGTCGGCATCGTGGTTTTATATCAAGGTTGAAGAACGTTGCACCAAATGGTCAACTTACAATTCACTGCATTATTCACCGTCAACATTTA TTTTTGGATGTAAACAATGAAAACATAtgcattgaattaaaattactaCGAAATGATGTGGCCTATCTTTCGGATATATTCGGAAAGATAAATGAAAATCTCCTGAAGCTTCAAGGAAGCAATATCAGCCTTATTAAAGCCAAATGCGTTATACTGAGCTTTATCAACAaactcaaattatttaaaaataatcttcgTCGGCGAGAACTTCATCAGTTTCCTTCTTTACAACAATTAAAAGAAGATATGCTCAAAGATTCTGATTTGGAAACATACTGTAGCCACATTGACGCCCTTATCGAAGATATGATAATACCATTCAAAGACTTGTATGAACTTTTAATACCAGATTGGATAATTAATCCATTTTTATCAGATGTAGAAAGTGTCCGTCAAAATTTTAAAGAGCAGTTTATTGAGCTACAAAATGACTGTGAAGCTAAAATAGTATTCAATCAATGtgtttatgatgttttttgggTCCGTTTTCGCCATCGATACCCTCTTCTGTGGAAAGAG ATAAGCCAAAGAGGAGATTTGAGACTGTATTTAACTAAACTTGAACCTAATATTACGAAAATAGCGCAGTCACATGAGgctcaataa
- the LOC143922157 gene encoding uncharacterized protein LOC143922157 gives MRDPLHIERSSSTTRHTPPQHHHHHHHQGPVRPHERRHAETGGSATTPPRATTTHSPARSIINHIDAPAAPAAPPTDISLGRAAPPQHRIASARPSDHPPSCSRRHRPRIYRPFRAVHLCTQRMTHVNNFFSPHLLPDSSN, from the exons atgcgcgatccactacacatagaacggtcatccagcaccacaagacatacaccacctcagcaccatcatcatcatcatcatcaaggccccgtccgtccccacgagcgtcgtcacgccgagacgggcggtagcgctacaacacctccacgagccacaacgactcacagtccagctcggagtatcatcaaccacatcgatgcccctgccgcccccgccgccccaccaaccgacatcagcctcggaagagcggcgccgccgcagcatcgcatcgcatcggcgcgaccatcggaccacccaccgtcctgctcgcgacgtcaccgccctcgaatctaccgaccattcagggcggtacacctatgtacacagcggatgacccacgtcaacaattttttttctccccac TTGCTGCCGGACAGCAGCAACTGA
- the LOC143922158 gene encoding uncharacterized protein LOC143922158, translated as MAVFEIHNEDGREGFQNDSRIEVTRKTVFSEDGKQYIEGEWQGKNLTKVLSCQFNTRFTDEKTFYIRNQTPGYLFIIDHEQFIARVKISDTIGLYVKNSFLDNRIICELLYNKIKITEIFKDGLMNKKKHCYKDFISLISDICHKIGDDIAVNDDILQIYIEIGNINEEDVLLKNDLIMNKLVENKYVSEEIKDIARTFLNILQSIEKRNDTIPIIEIAEIEDFNLTEEVTKIIGEGLEHHKRTLHDNCFIFFDNYNFNDLSAEQLLFITKNDMKMMSDLASVSDNKCFSKILNLFQALFIEKVEAATKYVSYRKMAPMFNSVTYYIFKSFTELIETISSITKTSVEDTLNIIQTNSTINWESPCSLDLSMERQCRFLFQLITFFSEGSIKTYEYTFKFLTSKNVLSKRNVTQENLRKLLNLKVSLRIFNVEFASIPEDRRIWLYLLDDAMSIEGNDSCFENFQPVLSDFVNYISKSDSSLEVFRIFTHKLIQFIVNGERCLSYFRNLDVSESL; from the coding sequence ATGGCAgtttttgaaattcataatgaaGATGGACGGGAAGGATTCCAGAATGATAGTCGAATCGAGGTGACGAGAAAAACGGTGTTCAGCGAAGATGGAAAACAATACATCGAGGGAGAGTGGCAgggaaaaaatttaacaaaagtaTTATCCTGTCAATTTAATACTAGGTTCACCGATGAAAAGACGTTTTACATCAGAAACCAAACTCCAGGATATTTGTTTATAATAGATCATGAACAGTTTATTGCTCGTGTAAAAATTTCAGATACAATTGGTTTATATGTGAAAAATAGCTTTTTGGATAACCGTATCATATGTGAGCttttatataacaaaattaaaataacggaaatttttaaagatggtttaatgaataaaaagaaaCATTGCTACAAAGATTTTATCTCACTTATCAGTGACATTTGCCATAAGATTGGTGATGATATCGCTGTCAATGatgatattttacaaatatatattgaaattggaAACATAAATGAAGAAGATGTGCTACTTAAGAATGATTTGATTATGAATAAACTCgtcgaaaataaatatgtttcagagGAAATCAAAGACATTGCAAGAACATTCTTGAATATATTACAGTCTATTGAAAAAAGAAATGACACAATACCAATTATAGAAATTGCCGAAATTGAGGATTTCAATCTTACCGAAGAAGTGACAAAAATCATTGGTGAAGGACTAGAACACCATAAAAGAACTTTACATgacaattgttttatttttttcgacaatTACAACTTCAACGATCTATCAGCAGAGCAGCTtctatttataacaaaaaatgaCATGAAAATGATGTCAGATCTTGCATCTGTCTCTGACAATAAatgtttttctaaaattttaaaccTGTTTCAAGCCCTTTTCATCGAAAAAGTTGAAGCCGCTACGAAATACGTTTCTTATAGAAAAATGGCACCAATGTTCAATTCAGTtacttattacatttttaaaagcttcaCCGAGCTTATCGAAACCATAAGCAGTATTACAAAAACATCTGTTGAAGATACTTTGAATATCATACAAACAAATTCTACTATAAACTGGGAATCCCCTTGTTCCTTAGATTTGTCCATGGAAAGACAGTGTCGCTTCCTCTTTCAATTGATTACGTTTTTCAGTGAAGGTTCAATCAAAACTTATGAATacacttttaaatttttaacgtcTAAAAACGTTTTGAGTAAACGCAACGTTACTCAAGAAAATTTgaggaaattattaaatttaaaagttagccttcgtatatttaatgttgaatttgcAAGTATACCAGAAGACCGACGCATATGGTTATACTTACTCGATGATGCAATGTCCATAGAAGGGAATGATAGttgttttgaaaatttccaaccCGTGTTGTCTGATTTTGTGAATTACATCAGCAAATCCGATAGCTCTTTGGAAGTATTTCGCATCTTCACCCACAAACTCATACAGTTTATCGTAAATGGAGAGCGATGTTTGTCATATTTTAGGAATCTTGATGTGTCGGAGTcactttaa